The following nucleotide sequence is from Sulfurospirillum arsenophilum NBRC 109478.
AAAATGGCATGATTGAAGCTATCCTCAAAGGGATGAGCATAAACGATAAGATGATTCATAATAACTCCTTTTAGTTTTATATCTAACTATTTTTGGTTTAAAAAAACTACTTCAGATTGTGCATGATCTTTTCCAAAATAGGATCGACCACATTCATCTGCTCTTCTGAAATCCCTTGAAAAATTTTAGTGTTCAGACTTTGCGAAATCTCTTGAAAATCTTTCTCAAACGCCTTGCCTTGTTCGGTTAAACGAATGTAGGTTACGCGGCTATCTGTGTCACTTTTCTCTTTGAGCACATAGCCTAAAGTAACCAGTTTATCGACCAGTACAGTGATAGTTGGTTTGCTACGATGGATTTTTTCCGCAAGCTCTTTCATTGTAATATTCTCATGACTGTAAAGAAATGACAATATACCGCCATGTGATGGCACGATGCCATAGATGCCTCGTTTTTCAAGTTCTTGAATAATGAAGCGATGGGCTTTGTCTGAAATTCTGCTGATGCGTGCAATAGTAATTCTAGGTTTCATGAGGAGTATTATAGTTAGATGTCTAACAAAAGTCAAGAGGAAAAAAGAAATTTAGGGCTTTACATGTAAAGCCCTAAGGATTAACCGATGTTGGTATAAACGGCTTGAACGTCGTCGTCGTCTTCGATTTTTTCGATGATTTTATCTACATCAACCATTTGCTCTTCGCTAAATGTTACAGGATTATTGGCGATGCGCTCTAAGTTAGCTTTAGTCAGAGTAATGCCAAGGCGATCAAACGCTGCATTGAGCGTTCCAAAGTTAGTGTAGTCTGCATAGACAAGCACTATGCCTTCTTCTTCCTCGATCTCTTCAAGTCCAGCGTCGATGAGTTCAAGTTCTAACTCTTCGATGTCCATGTCCGCAGTCTTTGCAAACTCAAAAACGGCTTTACGAGAGAACATAAATTCGAGTGAGCCATTGTTAACCATCTCGCCGCCCGCTTTTTTAAACGCACTTTTGATGTTCGCTACTGTTCGTGTGTTATTATCGGTTGCGCATTCCACAAAAAAGAGTGAACCATGAGGCCCTTTGCCTTCAAAGGTGACTTCACTTAGGGTTTGAGCATCTTTGCCAAGGGCTCGCTTAATGGCCGCATCGATGTTGTCTTTAGGCATATTCTCAGCTTTGGCATTGAGGATCGCTGTACGGAGTTTTGCATTACTCTCAGGGTCTCCACCGCCTTCTTTCGCTGCCATCATAATCGTTCGGCCAAGTCTTGGAAATACGCGTGACATATTTCCCCATCGTTTCATTTTTGATGCTTTTCGGTATTCAAACGCTCTTCCCATAGGGGTCAATTCCTTGTTGTAATGTTCTTAATAGTGCACTATTATAGCTTGTTTATACCTTGTTTAAAATAAGAGTTTTTTCTATAATTCCAAGAACGTTCGCAAATTCAAAGGATAATATGATGGAAAATCTCAAAAAAATCTATAAAAAACATGGCTTTGAGCTGATTTGCGTTCCTACGCAAGAAGAAGCTCTCAGCGTTGCTATGAGTTTCATTAAACCACATATGAGCATAGGTCTTGGTGGCTCAACGACAGTTAAAGAAATAGGACTTTATGATTATGTTACTTCTCGTAAAGACATTACACTTTTTAATCAGTACGAAGCAGGCATTAGCATGGAAGAAAATAGCGAGCGTAGGCATAAAGGCATTCTTGCGGATCTTTACATCACCAGTACGAATGCACTCACTAAAAATGGCGAACTTGTCAATGCCGATGGCAGTGGAAACAGAGTAGCTGCGCAGATATTTGGACCTAAAAAAGTACTCATCATTGCAGGCATTAACAAACTCGTTGAAAACGTGGAAGAGGGCTTTAAACGCATACACGATGTGGCAAGTCCTAAGAACATTGAGCGCATGAATAACCTTGCGATTAGTTTGGGCAAAGAACCACGTCATAACATGAGCAATATTGGTAAAAAATTCTCGTATATTAATGGTGATGATGAAGGTCGTACGACGATTATTTTAGTCGATGAGGTGCTTGGTTATTAAGATGTTTCTATACGAAGCATTTTACATGTAAACAGCTAAAGGTGTGACATTTTTAGATTTTCCAAGGAAATTTGCATTAAAGTAGAATTATAAGAAGCTTGTTGTTAAGTGAACACTAGAATAAAACGCAACAACAAGCTTTTGTTTTTACATGTAAATTACTTAATAAGGAGCAATCTATGAAAAAATCACTTTTAGTGGGTGCTGTGGCAGTGTGTCTTGGGGCATCGCTTTACGCGGCAGAGTTTATCAATGTTCTCACCGGTGGAACAAGCGGTATTTACTATCCTCTAGGCGTTGCGCTTTCGCAAATGTATGCCAAAGCGATTCCTGATTCTAAAACTGCGGTTCAAGCGACCAAAGCCAGTGTTGAAAACCTCAATCTGCTTCAAGCCGGACGTGGTGAAGCGGCGATTTCTTTGGGCGATTCACTTTCCGATGCGTATAAAGGCAATGCGGAAGCAGGCTTTAAAGCTCCTCTTTCTAAACTTCGCACCATTTCAGCGCTTTATCCAAACTACATTCACTTTGTTGCCGCAGCCGATTCTGGCATCAAGTCATTTGCTGACATCAAAGGTAAGCGTATCTCTGTAGGTGCTCCAAAATCAGGAACGGAGCTGAACTCAAGAGCCATTCTCGCAGCAGCAGGGCTGAGTTACAAAGACTTCTCTAAAGTTGAGTATCTCTCTTATGCCGAGTCTGTAGAGCTTATGAAAAACAGACAGCTTGATGTCACATTGCTTTCATCGGGAGCTGGTGTTGCTGCGCTTCGCGATCTTGCGACCTCTCAAAAAGTGGTTTTCTTGACTATTCCTGAAGAGATTGTCAAAAAAATTGACGATCCTGCATACCAAGTAGGCATCATTCCTGCCAACACGTATGAAGGTCAAACGAGCGACGTTAAGACCGTTTCTGTTCAAAACTTCCTTGTAACCCATTCTGGTGTATCAGAACAAACGGTATATACTATGACCAAAACAATGTTTGAAAACCTAGACCAAATGGTTGCTGCACACGCTGCAGCGAAGGGTATTAGCCTTGCAAATGCAGCGAAAAATCCTCCAGCACCATTGCATCCAGGAGCTGAAAAATACTACAAAGAGATGGGTATTATTAAATAGACTTCTTACAAAACCAAATTTGTAAGAAGTCAAGCACCAAGGGTGTGTGGGTATTCTGCCTAAGAAAACCCAGTGTTAACGTAGTTTTTGAAGCTTTGCTTTAAAAACGTGTTCAGAGTTCTGGAAGAACTTTAATAAAAACAGTTGAAGGAATAAGTATGTCTGCCTTATTAACCGAGGAAGTTCACGAAGATACTTCCGATTTTGAAGAGCATGGGCACCAGCGACAGCTTATAGGCTGGGCATCACGTTTGGTGATGTTTGGTGCGCTCGCATTTTCTGCTTATCAGATCTCTGTTGCGGCGTTTCATCCATTTTCAAGTTTGATTATTAGAGCTTTACATGTAAGCTTTTTGGTTTTCTTGATTTTTATGCTTTACCCTGCAACGTCAAAGGGTCGCACACAACAGAGTATTCCTTGGTATGACCTTTTTCTCTCTCTTTTTGGGTTTGCGCTTGGTTTTTATCATCTGGTTTTTGAAGCAGATCTCATTGAGCGTTCGGGTGATCCGACGAGCATGGATCTTTTTGTAGCAACGGCTGCAAGTGTTCTTGTTTTTGAAGCTGCAAGGCGTGTTGTAGGTTTCGCTCTGACCTTGGTGTGTGGCATCTTTTTGGCGTATGGCTTTTTCGGTCAATACTTGCCTCTTTCCATAGCACATCGAGGTTTTGGGTTTGATCAGATCGTGAGCCAACTCTACTTAGGAAGCGATGGCATTTTAGGAACACCTACGCTTGTTTCAGCTACGTATATCTTCTTGTTTATTCTCTTTGGAACGTTTTTAGAGCATGCGGGAATGATTCGCCTTTTTAACGCACTAGCTCTTGGTCTTGTTGGTCGTGCTCAAGGTGGACCGGCTAAGGTTGCAGTCATCTCTTCAGGACTCATGGGAACCATCTCTGGCTCAGGCGTTGCCAATGTCTTAACCGTTGGTCAATTCACCATTCCGTTAATGAAACGCTTTGGCTACACCTCAGTTTTCGCAGGTGCAGTAGAAGCAACAGCATCCATGGGTGGACAGATTATGCCTCCTGTTATGGGGGCGGTGGCGTTCATTATGGCAGAGACGCTGAATGTGCCATACGCTGACATTGTTATGGCGGCGATTATTCCTGCAATGCTGTATTACTTTACTGCCTTTTGGATGGTGCATCTTGAAGCAGGGCGATTGAAACTCTTAGGAATTCCTGCCGATCAATGTCCCAACCCTTGGAAAGAGCTCAAAGCAAGCTGGTACTTAGCGCTTCCACTCGCAGCCTTGGTGTATATGCTTTTTCATGGCTTCACCCCGATGTTTGCAGGAATGATGGGTTTGACACTCACGTCTGTATTGATTTTAGGCGCAGCTCTTGCTGCGCGCATTTCCCAAGTTGCATTACGTTATGTCTTTTGGGTGGCCATCGCCCTTGGTGCATCTAGCTTTTTAGCCTGGGGCATTGTTCCCGTACTTGGTGTCATTGCTCTTTTAGTACTTCTTAACTTTGTCGTTCAAGGTGGGCGCGATACGCTTAGAACGATGAAAACAGCGCTTATTGATGGTGCAAAACAAGCACTGGGTGTGGGAATCGCTTGTGCTATTGTCGGTGTTATCATCGGTGTTTTAACACTAACGGGTGCGGCATCGAACTTTGCTGGGTTTATCCTCGAAATTGGAGAGAAAAGTCTCTTTCTTTCCTTGCTTCTAACGATGGTAGCGTGTTTGATCTTGGGAATGGGAATTCCTACCATTCCGAACTACATCATCACAAGCTCTATCGCGGCACCTGCACTGTTGAAACTGGGTGTTCCGCTCATCGTAAGCCATATGTTCGTTTTTTACTTTGGCATTATGGCTGACCTCACACCTCCAGTTGCACTTGCTGCTTTTGCGGCAGCTTCCATCGCCAAAGCTTCAGCCATGAAAATTGGTTTTAAAGCAACACAAATCGCCATAGCAGGCTTCGTTGTTCCGTTTATGGCAGTGTACGACCCAGCGTTGATGCTTCAAGGTGATCCGACGGCTCTAGCCGTTGTTTACATCGTGATTAAAGCGCTGCTTGCGATCTATCTATGGGGTTGCGCAGCGATTGGGTATTTGTGGTCACCACTGCATATGTATGAGCGTGTCATTGCTGCCTCTACAGCAGCTTTGTTGGTTGCAGCGATTCCTTTGACCGATCAGATTGGATTTGTGTTAGGGTTTATGTTTATTGCATGGAATTGGTGGAAAACCCATAAACAATGATGGCGTTATGTCTAAGTTCAGGAGCAGTAACCGTGACACTGTTCCTGAACTCTTTTACCCTCGCTTGGATGCACTCGGTTGAAAAAGTACGCTGGGAAGAGCAGTGGAAAGTCGAGGGGAAATCTTTACATGTAACTTCTGCCAGTGTGCGTGGAAGTGGGGCAGGGATGGAGCCACCACTGGATGCTGTATTTAAAGAGGGTGCTTGGCACTATACGCCTCATGTCGCACCACTTCAAGCACTCCGTCTTGCACATTCTCCGTTTACAAAAGAGTATGAACTTTGTTTTGATGGTAGATGTACACCGCTGAGTGACTTCTTCTTAACACTCCCTCAAATTGACACTATTGTTCTTGAAGCCTGCGAACGCTAGAATACCGCCAATTTTTACATGTAAGGCTTTTTAGTGAAATCAGAACTCAAAAACTACAGTTATATTTTTTTAGGCTCGCTTTTCTTGAGCTTTGGTGTTGTCTCTTTGTTTATTCCCAATGCTTTGGTAACGGGTGGAACATCTGGTATGGCGCTTTTGGGGCATTACGTTTTTAAACTGCCTGTTGGAATGCTTATGGTGCTTATTAACGCACCGCTTCTTTTGTTGGGTACAAAATATTTTGGAAAGCATTTTACGATTCGCAGTATCATCGCGATTGGTTTTACCTCTTTGTGTATTGATGTGATGGTTGAATATTTACATGTAAGCGCTCTCAGCCACGATGTTATCTTGGCGGCTATCTTTGGAGGCATTGCTGTTGGTATTGGTTTAGGGCTTATTTTAAGTGGTCACGCTTCTGCTGGGGGTTCGACCATTATCGCTAAAATCGTAGCGTCTAAGACGAGCATTAAAGCCTCTTCTGTGATGCTTTTCATCGATATGCTTGTTATTATAGCGATTGCAATTTTATTTGGTAAAGTTGACTTGGCTTTGTGGAGTTTGGTGAGCATTTACATTACGGCTAAGAGTATCGATATGTTTTTAACACGTGGACCTTCTAAAAAAGTGGTACACATCGTTTCAACCAAGATCGAAGAACTTTGCTCTCAAATTGTGCTTCATTTGGGTAAAAACGGCACGATTGTGCAAGGTAATGGTATTTTTGAGCACGAAAACAAACGAATGATATTTTTAGTTGTCGAAAATGGCAAAGTACCACGTTTAAAAGAGCTGATTCAAAAAGTTGATGCTGAAGCGTTTATGGTGGTTATGGAAGCGTCTGAACTCTTAGGTCGTGGGCATTAAAACTTACTTTTGATGTTAATCCCAAACTGATCGTTTTGCTTGGCAATACCTGTTTTATCGTAGGAAATACCAAGGTTGAGTCCTTTGACGATTTCATTGAGCTGAAAATTGCTATAGACACCCGTGTAGGAGAGATTGGTTTGCATCTCATTGGCAATGACATAGCGTGATCCTAGCGTAACGTCTTTACGAGGTGAGTAATTTAGATCCACGGCGTATGCAGAGGTGTTGGGCGTATAATTGTTCGAACTCAGAGCGGAAGAGGTTGGCAGAAGATGATCTTTGCCTTCCAAGTCGCCACTTGCGCTATGACTGCCTTCACCGACTTTAGAGTAGGCGATGAAACTTCCAAAATTCTCATAATTCACTTGCGCTTTTACCCCAAATGCATTGGTTGTACTGATACCACTTTGTGCGATGTTTTGACGGTAAGTGTCAGCATAGTAATTTGCACTCAGTTTATACCCAAGCTCTTCTGCTTTGCCATGGTACAGAGCTTCGGTGTAGTAGATCGTATTGTCCGTACTACTTTGGTGCATTTCTGACGCAAAAGACTGGGTTGCAACTTCAAGTTTCAAACCTGCTACGGGAGCGGTCTGGTAGTGAAAAAGAATCTTTTGGGTTTTAGTGCTTGAAAATGCAGTCTCGTCCTCTTCTTTTCCTTCATTGTAGCTAGCATTGATTTTATGTGTTAAATTGCCATCAAGTAAGGCATCGATGAGTGAGTCAGCAGCAAAGAGTGTGTGGGAAAGAAGGATGAGGCTAAAGGTAAGTTTTTTCATGGTGATGATGAAAGCGTAAAGCCACCGAAATGGCTTTACATGTAACGCAGGAGGGAATGATTACATCATTCCGCCCATGCCTCCCATTCCGCCCATGCCACTCATATCTGGCATTGATGGAGCTTTGTCCTCTTTTGCATTGCTAATAGTAGCTTCCGTTGTCAAAAGTAGACTTGCAACAGAAACCGCATTTTGAAGTGCGATGCGAGAAACTTTAACAGGATCAACGATGCCTGCTTCAAACATATCCACATACTCACCTGTTGAAGCGTTAAAACCATAGTTTGCTTTGTTGCTTGTTAGAACGTTGTTTGCGACAACGCCTGCATCAAAGCCAGCATTCTCAGCGATTTGTTTAAGAGGTGCTTTAAGGGCACGCGTAACGATCTCAGCGCCGATAGCTTCATCGCCTGTAAGATTTAATTTGATTTTTGCATTTGCAAGCAAGAATGCAGAACCACCACCCACAACAATGCCTTCTTCAACAGCCGCTTTAGTCGCTGAAAGTGCATCATCTACTCTATCTTTTTTCTCTTTCATCTCTGTCTCAGTTGCAGCGCCCACTTTAATGACCGCAACACCACCGCTTAGTTTTGCTAAACGCTCTTGGAGTTTTTCTCTATCGTAATCACTGCTTGTCTCAGCGATTTGCGCTTTGATTTGACCAACACGTGCATCAATTCTAGCTTTATCGCCATTGCCATTTACGATGGTTGTGTTGTCTTTGTCGATCACGATGCGTGCTGCTTGACCAAGATCTGCCAATGTAGCTGCTTCAAGTGTACGTCCTAGCTCTTCGCTGATCACTTCACCACCACTGATGATAGCGATGTCTTCAAGCATTGCTTTTCTTCTATCGCCAAAACCTGGAGCTTTAACCGCAGCGATGTTTAAAACACCTCTGAGTTTGTTCACAACAAGGGTTGCCAATGCTTCACCATCGATGTCTTCAGCAATGATAAGAAGAGGTTTACCTGTTTTTTGAACTTGCTCAAGTACTGGGAGTAGGTCTTTAAGGTTAGAAACTTTTTTGTCAAATAACAAAATATAAGGGTGCTCTAAAACCGTTTGCATTTTTTCTGGGTTAGTCACAAAGTAAGGAGAAAGGTAACCACGGTCAAACTGCATACCCTCAACAACGTCTAACTCGTCTTGGATACCTTTAGCTTCTTCAACGGTAATAACGCCATCTTTGCCTACTTTTTCCATAGCTTCAGCGATTAACTCACCGATAACCGTGTCAGAGTTTGCCGAGATAGTTGCAACTTGTGCGATCTCTTTTTTATCTTTAACCGCTTTTGCCATTTTTTTAAGCTCAGCGATGATCGCTTCTGCTGCTTTGTCCATACCACGTTTCACTTCAACTGGGTTTGCACCAGCAGTGATGTTTCTAAGACCTTCTTTGAAAATTGCGTGTGCTAAAACCGTTGCAGTCGTTGTACCATCGCCCGCTTGGTCAGCCGTTTTAGAAGCAACTTCTTTAACAAGTTGAGCGCCCATGTTTTCGATAGTATCTTTAAGTTCGATCTCTTTTGCAACAGAAACACCATCTTTTGTGATGCTAGGAGCGCCAAAGCTTTTTTGAATCAAAACATTGCGACCACGTGGTCCCATTGTAACTTTTACAGCGTCATTGAGTTTTTTGACACCTTCATAAAGTGCATTGCGTGCGTTATCTGAAAATTGAATCTCTTTTGCCATGTTTATTTCCTTTTTCTATTATAGATTAATTATAAAACGCCTAAGATATCGTCAGTGTTCATTACAAGGTATGGTTTACCTTCTAAAGTGAGCTCGGTACCTGCATATTTTGCAAACACAACTTTGTCTCCAATTGAAACAAGACCTTTTTCTGCAACTTTTGGACTTACCGCTCTAACAATACCGCTAAGAGGTTTTTCCTTAGCATTGTCAGGGATGATAATACCTGAAGCAGTGGTAGTCGCTTCTTCGATTCTCTCAAGAAGTACTCTTTTTCCTAATGGTTTGAAAGTCATTTGTATGTCCTTTTGACTAAAATTTTTAGCACTCGCTTATTTCGAGTGACAAAATTTTACACAAATATGGCTCAAAAGTCAAGAAAAAAGCGGTAAAAGTTTAGTCTATTGTACTCAATGTTTTTCAGTTTTTTTTCATATTTTAAGAAAGACACTATAATTAACCTAAGTATAAGTTTTATGACTATATAATGCCAACCTCTTTTAACCATGTCAAGGTAGCTCAGCTGGTTAGAGCGCTGGTCTCATAAGCCGGAGGTCGAGGGTTCGAGTCCCTCTCTTGACACCACTCACTCTTCACAAATCCCTATACTATCGAACTTTTAAACAACTCAATCATAACTTTTAATTATTCTCTCTGGAGTCGGAGGTCTAAAATTTTGACTCATTTTTGGCACAATTTGGCTCAGAAAAGACTCTGAAAATACCTTGCATATGTTCTCGCTTTTACTTATAATATTGATATATGAGATGAACAAAAAAACAATTATCAGATTTTTATAGCCTATTTATTCTAAGTCTTTGGTCAGTTAACTGTTTATCGTTGATCTTTATTTTAGATAATCAAGTAAAAAATAGATCCAATCCAACTTGAATTTTTAGGATGATTTAACATTGTTTTTCTGCTGCTTAACTAATAGTTTTTTTCTTCATTGTGTCTAGATAACTTTGTAAAAACATTTGAATGTGCTTTAATGGTTGTAGTTTTTTTTCTTCTATTATTTGTATGGCTCTTTCTAGTATTTGATAAGTCTCACCATTTATTAAAGTATTTACATCTTGTGTTGATATAAAACCATTTTCTAAAAGTATTTTCATAATAAGGTCATATTTTTTGTCAATAAAATTTATAGATTTTTCATCTAATAAATCGCTTGAGTAATTTGAGTGAATTAATGTGTATAAATGACAATGCTGTAATAAATGTCTTAATAAACCGTTAGGGTGAACTCCACTGCCTTGAAGTGTTATTTTCCCTCGCATTCTCTGTGCACCAGCAATTCCCATTAACAGTAATAAGCTTTGGTGACTTTCAAAAACCAAATCTACATTCCTACAAAGTGCCTCAGAAAAATTTTTCACACCTCTCATGTTAAAGTATTCAGGTGTTTGTGGAGTATTTTTTATCATGTGTATATAAAACCATTCTATAGCCAATAGATCAGCGAGGAGCTCATAGGCAGAACAATCAATTTCTGGACCCCTTTTCCAATCAGATAATTGACCTAAATATGCGTGAGCTATCTCATGATTTCCAATTAATTTTGTTAACAAATCAAAATGATTGTATGAATCGTTTAAGTCATTAAATCCATATCCTATTGTACTATAAGCTTCTCTAACCGCAAGCCCAATACTATTGGTATTTTTTTTATAGCATTGAACGCTTTTATTAAGAACATCAAATAATGATTGAATGCTTGTTTTAAGTGATTCTTCTTTTTGATTATACGAGATTAAATTTTTATAATCAAAAAATTGATTTGCCACTATGTGAATATAAAGATGTATTATCACAGGAAGAAATTCTGGTAAATTTACCTCAAATCCTAATAAATCTCCACTCCGAGAACGATTGTTTGTTATTGAAGCATTTATCAACCAAGGGTCACTATCTAAACTTAATTTTGTGTAATCAACTGTAATACTTTCTGGTAAATCAACTTTATTTAATGCTTCAATACCAAGATGAAGTATATTATATGCGAATCTTTCATATGGAAATAGTTCATATTTATGTAGAGTAAATAATGAAGAAGGTAGTTTAATAGAGCTATTGCAAAAAGTATCAACTGGTTTAAGTGCCATTATATTCTCCACATAATTAAATTAGTATTTGGTATAAACCTCTTGTAAGTCCATAATATAACAAAATTTTTCTTTTTAAATCCTAGGAACATGGGCTGACTTTTAACTTTGTTTGATCAAAAAACAGTTAACCCATCAGAACTTAACATCCAACGGGTTATCTTTTTTCTAAAAACTCCCTACCTCACCTACGCAAACAACCTATCAATCTCTTTGTCAATATTAGCAACATCCATCCACCCATTCTTAACGTAGAAGTCCATCGTAGTAGAAAGCTTTTGATGTCCTAAATACTTCTGTGCCAAAGTGATTGGCAGGTTTTTCTCAACAACAGAACTCGCAAAGCTGTGACGTGTTGCATAGAGGGTTTTGTAAGGTATGTTTAAACACTCTAGAAGCGGCTTTAAATACGTTTTAACGATAGGGCAAGACTCGAAGTATGGTTGTAGCGTATTTTCATTAGGGAAGACCCACAAATCACTCTTTGCAGTTTGTCTGTGAAGTTGTAAAGCTTCTTTAACAGGCGAGGGCATGTAAACCGTATTGACGATGTTGGTTTTCGTTTCTTTTAACTTGCCATGTCTTTGACTTCTTTGAATAGTAATGGTGTTGACAGATCAATGCTTTAAATTCATAGGAAAGATAATACCATTATGTTACGCTGAGTGACAAAAGAAAACGGTATTGATCGAAGATGTGGATTGTTGCTTGTCATGTACATCAATCGTTTTTAGCACAATATCGTTAAAAACTATTCTCTCGAAGAAATAAAGAAACAATGGAATGCAACATTTTTTCGAAAAATGAGATCGAATGTATAGTGATCTTTACCTCTCCCACATGGCGATAATAAAGCATATCTGAACTTTCTATAACGCGTAGGGTGAGTTTGTATTTTGATCGCTCTGGAATATTTTCTTTGCCGACAGTGATGGCCCCTTTATAGTTAGAATTGAGGAGCGGTTCATTGAGAAAATGAATCGGACTGTGCTCAATTGATTCGATTTTAACTTTGATTGTTTTACATGTAAGCGTATCGAACAGTTCTCCTTCCATTCCCTCCTTGATATAAGAGAGATCAACATCGGAGATATAAGCGCTCACGAGCAAAGAAGTGGGATCAATGATCCTACCGATCGGCTGTGCTGCCCCGACAGATTCCCCTTTCGATAATGGGGTGTTATATTCTAAAATGCCATCGACCGAGGCATAAAGGTCTATATGGTCTTGGATAGCGTTTGCTGCGTCAATTTTAAATTCTTCACCTTGTTCCATCTGTTGATACTTTTTATGATCGCGCATGGTGTCATTGGACGTAAATGCATTGGCCGATTGCTGTTGAAATAAGTCGCGTTTTCTTTGTGCTATTTGCCGGTCCAGATCATTGCTGATGGAGGTTGCTGAAAAGATCAAATCACCTTTATGAATTGCACCTTCAGGTCTGATTGAGATGAGTTGCGCGTCATAGTCTGCATATAAAACCGTCGTGGTATTGGAATCGATAACCGCTGGCAACCGAAGGGTTGTGGTGTAAGGGATCAAAAAAAGCAGACCAACCAAACATAAGATCACCCAGTTGACAAGTAACTTTACATGGAAGGTTGTTTTGGATCGCAATTGATACCACTCTTTCACTTCACGAAAAATGGGTTGCAGCACAAAAAACCAGATCTCTATCCAAAACAAAAGGATACCCAGCGCTTTAAACGCATGATTATACACAAGATACGCGATTCCTAAAAAGAGACCAAAACGGTATCCCCACGTCACCAAAGCAAAAAGAATTAAAAAATTTCTCTTGTATTTAGGAAAAGGCTCAACAGGGACGCGAATACCCCATAAATGTTTTTTGATAAAGGCTTTAGCCTGTAAAAAAGCGCGCTGATGTAAATTTTCGATTCCCAAATAATCACTGAGCACATAATAGCCGTCATAGCGCATAAACGGTGTTAGGTTCACCACGAGCATGCTGATGAGCGAAACGGCGATCATGAAAAACGCGAGACTTTTGAGTAGTCCATCAGCGAGATACAGCCACGCACCCATGGCAAAACTAGCAACAATTAGCTCGGCTTTAATCCCCGCAAGTGCGATATGCATGCGCTGTTTATGCGGCAGTTTCCATGCATCAGATGTGTCGGTATAGGGCATCGGGTAAAAAACCATAAATGCGATGCCCATTGATGGCACGTAACATTTTGCTCTTTTGGCAGTATAGGCATGTCCTAATTCATGGATCAGTTTCACGATTACGATCGAGAGTGCCATATAAATAAGCCCATCCAATGTTGCAAAATTGGTCAGTGTTGAGATGAACTCAGGGAAGCGGTCAAAAATGAACAAAATATTCAAGGAAAAGAGAAATACAATCATCCAAAAGAAAGAACGCGTATAAACAAATTCCACAAATTTTAGGGTCTTCTCTAAAAAAATATCGGGATTGAAAAGATGAATTTTAAAAAAAAGATAACTGTGGATGAGCTTCGTGTACCATTTTACGTGTGTTCGTTTTTGGGAAAGCGTTACT
It contains:
- a CDS encoding MarR family winged helix-turn-helix transcriptional regulator, with protein sequence MKPRITIARISRISDKAHRFIIQELEKRGIYGIVPSHGGILSFLYSHENITMKELAEKIHRSKPTITVLVDKLVTLGYVLKEKSDTDSRVTYIRLTEQGKAFEKDFQEISQSLNTKIFQGISEEQMNVVDPILEKIMHNLK
- a CDS encoding YebC/PmpR family DNA-binding transcriptional regulator; translated protein: MGRAFEYRKASKMKRWGNMSRVFPRLGRTIMMAAKEGGGDPESNAKLRTAILNAKAENMPKDNIDAAIKRALGKDAQTLSEVTFEGKGPHGSLFFVECATDNNTRTVANIKSAFKKAGGEMVNNGSLEFMFSRKAVFEFAKTADMDIEELELELIDAGLEEIEEEEGIVLVYADYTNFGTLNAAFDRLGITLTKANLERIANNPVTFSEEQMVDVDKIIEKIEDDDDVQAVYTNIG
- a CDS encoding lactate utilization protein; translated protein: MENLKKIYKKHGFELICVPTQEEALSVAMSFIKPHMSIGLGGSTTVKEIGLYDYVTSRKDITLFNQYEAGISMEENSERRHKGILADLYITSTNALTKNGELVNADGSGNRVAAQIFGPKKVLIIAGINKLVENVEEGFKRIHDVASPKNIERMNNLAISLGKEPRHNMSNIGKKFSYINGDDEGRTTIILVDEVLGY
- a CDS encoding TAXI family TRAP transporter solute-binding subunit gives rise to the protein MKKSLLVGAVAVCLGASLYAAEFINVLTGGTSGIYYPLGVALSQMYAKAIPDSKTAVQATKASVENLNLLQAGRGEAAISLGDSLSDAYKGNAEAGFKAPLSKLRTISALYPNYIHFVAAADSGIKSFADIKGKRISVGAPKSGTELNSRAILAAAGLSYKDFSKVEYLSYAESVELMKNRQLDVTLLSSGAGVAALRDLATSQKVVFLTIPEEIVKKIDDPAYQVGIIPANTYEGQTSDVKTVSVQNFLVTHSGVSEQTVYTMTKTMFENLDQMVAAHAAAKGISLANAAKNPPAPLHPGAEKYYKEMGIIK
- a CDS encoding TRAP transporter permease gives rise to the protein MSALLTEEVHEDTSDFEEHGHQRQLIGWASRLVMFGALAFSAYQISVAAFHPFSSLIIRALHVSFLVFLIFMLYPATSKGRTQQSIPWYDLFLSLFGFALGFYHLVFEADLIERSGDPTSMDLFVATAASVLVFEAARRVVGFALTLVCGIFLAYGFFGQYLPLSIAHRGFGFDQIVSQLYLGSDGILGTPTLVSATYIFLFILFGTFLEHAGMIRLFNALALGLVGRAQGGPAKVAVISSGLMGTISGSGVANVLTVGQFTIPLMKRFGYTSVFAGAVEATASMGGQIMPPVMGAVAFIMAETLNVPYADIVMAAIIPAMLYYFTAFWMVHLEAGRLKLLGIPADQCPNPWKELKASWYLALPLAALVYMLFHGFTPMFAGMMGLTLTSVLILGAALAARISQVALRYVFWVAIALGASSFLAWGIVPVLGVIALLVLLNFVVQGGRDTLRTMKTALIDGAKQALGVGIACAIVGVIIGVLTLTGAASNFAGFILEIGEKSLFLSLLLTMVACLILGMGIPTIPNYIITSSIAAPALLKLGVPLIVSHMFVFYFGIMADLTPPVALAAFAAASIAKASAMKIGFKATQIAIAGFVVPFMAVYDPALMLQGDPTALAVVYIVIKALLAIYLWGCAAIGYLWSPLHMYERVIAASTAALLVAAIPLTDQIGFVLGFMFIAWNWWKTHKQ
- a CDS encoding DUF1850 domain-containing protein gives rise to the protein MTLFLNSFTLAWMHSVEKVRWEEQWKVEGKSLHVTSASVRGSGAGMEPPLDAVFKEGAWHYTPHVAPLQALRLAHSPFTKEYELCFDGRCTPLSDFFLTLPQIDTIVLEACER